The proteins below come from a single uncultured Carboxylicivirga sp. genomic window:
- a CDS encoding response regulator, producing the protein MAQFGEGGLGRSIQRKVIFGFGIIIMILLFVSFMSINGIHQLSHVVDNTEAVNRLQDQISDIRLNEKRVLISGNSALKIRVDTITRNINNLLIEIENSDINQESKDQIEPIGDLVTEFNKNFRLYISLNELQEQVIDRNDSIIKQIEELENLQFQRLRYWYRSGSVKYNKISREFNTIHANLISISVLQNRIQNGYAKGSERDSLNKKFDRVFKESFDIEKSVNNMEVRNYMSDFRILVRDYEQSNMQIISLSENVNKAQRGLINAGSEMQKHSKTAALIQSREMSKWGDLSMNFLIVLVVMSIVGAVIVLGFFLNTITSDERKRKDIEGAIEVNRRLLDDIINNSKALIYVKDLKQRYTLVNQNWCEEVGVTEAEVIGQKADSFFDSELVTQWREVDEQIIKSGVAVQFEEGMDLRRGHRYFLSNKFPIRGPEGNISAICTISTDITELNQALRDLERSRENYRNIVTNVPGIVYTGSMDDSRSMSFLSNGFTKVTGFDKENFLSGVQSFTNVIVEGDRERVLETIKQAVSRNQSFEIEYRIEDVKGEKRWLHEKGMPIQQVDKTGYYLQGVMIDMTAQKEAISEVMLRDRFLEGVAEAVKELIANQGAEEALMKSLRIVSQSAMVDTSFIFVNDPIGEDGQPRVSHHYEWQKDEIKPVKRPELHGISYQEIGSRWYHALADKKEISGFRDDFVKEEQMLFKKLNIKSIIVVPVFARDEFWGFIGFGNIAKGLPWVESNRAIFRAYTVTLGIAIAKERDSLLLKEAKDAAEAATRAKSDFLARMSHEIRTPMNAIVGWTHLAIEKEAGYGHSDYLHKIQASSKSLLGIINDILDFSKIEAGKLTLEHIEFDLEQVFDDLSNMVSYKAHEKGLEFIYALDADVPLNLVGDPLRLSQILINLVNNAIKFTNQGEVVTSVLVLQEDDHEVELLFEIKDTGIGIKSDLQEYLFDSFSQADISTTRKYGGTGLGLAICKRLTGLMRGRIWVESEYGAGSSFFFTIKVGKNKVQKRDLLVPPKDLKGIEILLVISHPVTSYIQKDMLELLGFKVTLVGSLDKAMVKLVESKQKHSFDLIVMDWEIEGDKTSNAAYELYKHNEKSIPMIVLIPAFNQDIKLMTFIEAKPNVYSVVKPVNYSTLYDGCMEALGKERSTISWRKKEPDVYLKDLKKLKDVVVLLVEDNEANQMIGIELLELANVHVELAANGKDATSLIKKRGPNYYDLVLMDIQMPVMDGFDATEIILNTPGYKEMPIIAMTADAIDGAKQKYLEAGMVDMISKPIDPEQVYKKVLNWVNKQRGIMSLKRRPVIVKEETEVEVEDQVKTESAYPKIKGIDVEDGVKRFANRWDFFKRLLQRFYFDHIDFANEFNSLKEKDREAAERMLHSFKGISGTISAPRLYEMAIEVEKLFKNDDPSFSEEFIEMTKELKTILNELSINKELDIEGVEK; encoded by the coding sequence ATGGCGCAATTTGGAGAAGGAGGACTGGGGAGGTCCATTCAACGAAAAGTGATTTTTGGCTTTGGTATCATTATTATGATACTGTTGTTTGTTTCATTTATGAGTATAAATGGGATACATCAGCTTTCGCATGTGGTTGATAATACAGAAGCTGTTAATCGATTGCAAGATCAAATAAGTGATATCAGACTTAATGAGAAAAGAGTTTTGATATCAGGTAATTCTGCACTTAAGATCAGAGTTGATACAATTACCCGAAATATAAATAATCTGCTAATTGAGATTGAAAACTCAGACATCAATCAGGAAAGTAAGGATCAAATAGAACCAATTGGCGATTTAGTTACTGAATTCAATAAGAATTTTAGATTATACATTTCGTTAAACGAGTTGCAAGAACAAGTGATTGACCGTAATGATTCAATTATCAAGCAAATAGAAGAATTAGAGAATTTACAGTTTCAGCGTTTAAGATATTGGTATAGATCAGGATCGGTAAAATATAATAAGATTTCCAGAGAGTTTAATACAATACATGCTAATCTAATTTCAATAAGTGTATTACAGAATAGGATTCAAAACGGTTATGCTAAGGGATCGGAACGAGATTCGTTAAACAAAAAATTCGATAGGGTTTTTAAAGAGTCTTTCGATATTGAGAAATCAGTTAATAACATGGAAGTTCGTAATTATATGAGTGATTTTCGAATACTTGTAAGGGATTATGAACAATCTAATATGCAGATTATTAGTCTGTCGGAAAATGTTAATAAAGCACAGCGTGGTTTAATTAATGCAGGAAGTGAAATGCAGAAGCATTCAAAGACAGCGGCTCTTATTCAAAGTCGCGAGATGTCGAAATGGGGTGATCTGAGTATGAATTTCTTAATTGTGTTGGTTGTTATGTCAATTGTTGGTGCTGTTATTGTGTTAGGTTTCTTTTTGAACACTATTACTTCCGATGAAAGAAAACGAAAAGATATCGAAGGAGCTATTGAAGTTAATCGCCGATTATTAGATGATATCATAAATAATAGTAAAGCGCTTATTTATGTAAAAGATCTTAAGCAAAGATATACACTTGTAAACCAGAATTGGTGTGAAGAAGTAGGTGTTACTGAAGCGGAAGTAATTGGACAAAAAGCCGATTCTTTTTTTGATAGCGAACTTGTTACACAATGGCGTGAAGTTGATGAACAAATTATAAAATCGGGCGTTGCTGTTCAGTTCGAAGAAGGTATGGACTTGCGAAGAGGGCATCGTTATTTCTTATCAAATAAATTTCCTATCAGAGGACCTGAAGGAAATATTTCTGCCATATGTACTATCTCAACAGATATTACAGAGTTGAATCAAGCATTGCGCGATTTGGAACGAAGTCGCGAAAATTACAGAAATATAGTGACCAACGTTCCGGGTATTGTTTATACCGGATCAATGGATGACAGTAGGTCGATGTCCTTTTTAAGTAACGGTTTTACCAAAGTTACAGGTTTTGATAAAGAGAACTTCCTAAGTGGAGTACAATCATTTACCAATGTTATTGTTGAAGGAGATAGAGAGCGTGTTTTAGAAACAATTAAACAGGCTGTGTCACGCAATCAATCATTTGAAATTGAATACCGAATAGAAGATGTAAAAGGCGAAAAAAGATGGCTGCACGAAAAAGGTATGCCTATACAACAGGTTGATAAAACAGGTTACTATTTGCAAGGTGTGATGATTGACATGACAGCTCAGAAGGAAGCTATTTCTGAGGTGATGCTTCGCGATCGCTTCCTTGAAGGAGTAGCTGAAGCTGTAAAAGAATTAATAGCCAATCAGGGTGCTGAAGAAGCTTTGATGAAATCGTTACGAATAGTTTCTCAGAGTGCAATGGTAGATACTTCATTTATCTTTGTAAATGATCCAATTGGTGAAGATGGCCAACCACGAGTTTCGCACCATTACGAATGGCAAAAAGATGAAATAAAGCCAGTTAAGCGTCCGGAGTTGCATGGTATTAGCTATCAAGAAATAGGCTCGAGATGGTATCATGCCTTAGCAGATAAAAAAGAAATTAGTGGGTTCAGAGATGATTTTGTTAAAGAGGAGCAAATGCTCTTCAAAAAACTAAATATTAAAAGCATAATCGTAGTACCAGTATTTGCTCGGGATGAGTTTTGGGGATTTATAGGTTTTGGTAATATCGCTAAAGGTTTGCCTTGGGTCGAATCCAATCGGGCAATTTTTAGGGCTTATACAGTAACATTAGGTATTGCTATAGCTAAAGAACGCGATTCATTGTTATTGAAAGAAGCAAAAGATGCGGCAGAAGCAGCTACAAGAGCCAAAAGTGATTTTCTTGCCAGAATGAGTCACGAGATTCGTACTCCAATGAATGCAATTGTAGGATGGACACATTTAGCCATTGAAAAAGAAGCTGGATATGGACATAGCGATTATCTGCATAAAATACAAGCTAGTTCAAAATCCTTATTGGGTATTATAAATGATATTTTAGATTTCTCTAAAATTGAGGCAGGTAAGTTAACGCTTGAACATATCGAATTCGATTTGGAACAAGTGTTCGACGATTTAAGTAACATGGTATCGTACAAAGCTCATGAGAAAGGTCTCGAATTTATTTATGCCTTAGATGCCGATGTGCCACTCAATTTAGTAGGAGATCCATTGCGCTTATCGCAAATATTAATTAACCTGGTAAATAATGCAATAAAATTTACAAACCAGGGAGAGGTTGTCACAAGTGTATTGGTTCTGCAGGAAGATGATCATGAAGTTGAATTATTATTCGAAATAAAAGATACAGGAATAGGTATCAAAAGTGATTTGCAGGAGTATTTATTTGACTCATTTTCTCAAGCGGATATTTCTACAACCCGCAAATATGGAGGAACCGGTTTAGGTTTGGCTATTTGTAAGCGTCTAACCGGTTTGATGAGAGGCCGGATTTGGGTTGAAAGTGAATATGGTGCCGGTAGCTCTTTCTTTTTTACTATAAAAGTGGGTAAAAACAAAGTCCAAAAACGTGATTTGTTAGTTCCTCCTAAAGATCTTAAAGGTATCGAAATATTATTGGTTATCTCACATCCGGTAACTTCTTATATTCAAAAAGATATGTTAGAGTTGCTTGGGTTTAAAGTAACTTTAGTTGGTAGCTTGGATAAAGCAATGGTTAAACTGGTAGAAAGTAAGCAAAAACACTCATTCGATTTAATAGTGATGGATTGGGAGATTGAAGGTGATAAAACTTCTAATGCAGCTTATGAATTATATAAGCATAATGAAAAATCAATACCGATGATTGTGCTCATCCCTGCATTTAATCAGGATATTAAATTAATGACCTTTATAGAAGCCAAGCCTAATGTATATTCGGTAGTTAAACCAGTAAACTATTCAACCTTATATGATGGATGTATGGAGGCATTAGGTAAAGAACGTTCTACAATCTCGTGGCGTAAAAAAGAACCTGATGTTTATCTTAAGGATTTGAAAAAGCTAAAAGATGTAGTAGTGCTGCTGGTTGAAGATAATGAGGCTAATCAGATGATTGGAATTGAATTGTTGGAATTGGCCAATGTACATGTTGAATTAGCTGCTAATGGTAAAGATGCTACATCTTTAATAAAAAAACGAGGCCCAAATTACTATGATTTAGTTTTAATGGATATCCAAATGCCCGTGATGGATGGCTTTGATGCAACAGAAATCATACTTAATACGCCGGGATATAAAGAGATGCCTATTATTGCAATGACAGCTGATGCAATTGATGGAGCAAAACAAAAATACCTCGAAGCTGGAATGGTAGATATGATTTCGAAACCAATCGATCCGGAACAGGTATATAAAAAGGTGCTCAATTGGGTTAACAAACAAAGGGGTATCATGAGCTTAAAGAGGCGCCCTGTGATTGTTAAGGAAGAGACTGAAGTCGAAGTTGAAGACCAAGTGAAAACGGAATCAGCCTATCCGAAAATTAAAGGTATTGATGTTGAAGACGGAGTGAAGCGCTTTGCTAATCGATGGGATTTCTTTAAGCGATTATTACAGCGTTTTTATTTTGATCACATCGATTTTGCGAATGAATTTAATAGTTTAAAAGAAAAAGATAGAGAAGCTGCCGAACGCATGTTGCATTCATTTAAAGGTATTTCAGGTACAATTTCTGCACCACGCTTATACGAAATGGCTATAGAAGTTGAGAAGTTATTTAAAAATGATGATCCATCTTTTAGTGAAGAATTTATTGAAATGACCAAAGAGTTGAAAACAATTTTAAACGAATTAAGTATAAATAAAGAGCTGGATATTGAAGGGGTAGAAAAATAA
- a CDS encoding LamG-like jellyroll fold domain-containing protein, which yields MRLIGVFIICIVLFSCRDNLKLPGKPLMEFTFDGEITNLGLSKLDIKGDAAVSYYSDEKDTCLDLMASAEYRKPIVINYDENFSFADYDGFTISIWVQKAPNDNEDYCILSQEEQQNEKWLGWQLRAEKCGTWSWIYKDSIQNWIYKPTYQRQPINDNTWHQLAYTYDRNIQEARLYFDGVNVAVYSMFGNTNNIKSTPLRIGISPASTFENIDVFNGRIDDLAVWSRTLDADEIRTIYCLKQNTKIKKPVCKDQLKVMTWDVWQTGIHEGKYVGKERVLDVLKSSEADVIFLQEMAGAGSFLADGLEYYYYQCDADLGVLSKYPLLETNNVFRPKNSGCIKVDLGNDRKIFACPIALNQQPRLDSYFKSEEADVDTIIYRENEFRGKEMIFILGELRHLIFTNKETPMILGGGFYSGSHLDWTDKNRNQNNGLVIDYPVTRYIEKAGFADTYRMLNPDEISERGLTWSPKLNSAFPNRIDYIYSHGDRMKPVESYVINNHLISFPSSHAAVVTVFNFTNN from the coding sequence ATGAGGTTAATAGGTGTTTTTATCATTTGTATTGTTTTGTTTTCATGCCGCGATAATTTAAAGTTACCTGGCAAACCTCTTATGGAATTTACTTTTGATGGAGAAATAACAAACCTTGGTTTATCAAAATTGGATATTAAGGGAGATGCTGCAGTAAGCTATTATTCAGATGAAAAAGATACTTGTCTTGACTTAATGGCTTCTGCTGAGTATCGAAAGCCAATTGTGATTAACTACGATGAAAATTTCTCGTTTGCCGATTATGATGGATTTACAATATCGATTTGGGTGCAAAAAGCACCCAACGACAATGAAGATTATTGTATTTTGTCTCAAGAAGAACAACAAAATGAAAAATGGTTGGGGTGGCAATTAAGAGCAGAGAAATGTGGTACATGGAGTTGGATTTACAAGGATAGCATACAAAATTGGATTTACAAACCAACTTATCAAAGGCAACCTATTAATGATAATACTTGGCATCAACTAGCTTATACCTACGATCGAAATATTCAGGAAGCTCGTTTGTATTTTGATGGTGTAAATGTAGCAGTTTATTCAATGTTTGGTAATACAAATAATATTAAGTCTACTCCTTTGCGCATTGGTATTAGTCCTGCTTCCACTTTTGAGAATATTGATGTTTTCAATGGAAGAATTGATGATTTAGCTGTTTGGTCACGTACTCTGGACGCAGATGAGATTCGCACAATATATTGTTTGAAACAGAATACGAAAATCAAGAAACCGGTTTGTAAAGATCAACTTAAGGTGATGACTTGGGATGTTTGGCAAACGGGTATTCATGAAGGAAAATATGTGGGGAAAGAACGCGTTCTGGATGTACTTAAATCATCGGAGGCAGATGTGATTTTTCTGCAGGAGATGGCTGGAGCTGGTTCTTTTTTAGCTGATGGTTTGGAATATTATTACTACCAATGCGACGCAGATTTAGGTGTGTTAAGTAAATATCCTTTGTTAGAAACTAATAATGTTTTCAGACCTAAAAACTCAGGATGTATTAAGGTGGATTTAGGAAATGATCGAAAGATATTTGCGTGTCCAATAGCGCTAAATCAACAACCTAGGTTGGATTCATATTTTAAAAGTGAAGAGGCAGATGTTGATACCATCATTTATCGTGAGAATGAATTCAGAGGTAAAGAAATGATCTTTATTTTAGGGGAATTACGTCATCTGATTTTTACCAACAAAGAAACTCCCATGATTTTAGGCGGAGGTTTTTATAGTGGTTCTCATCTTGATTGGACAGATAAAAATAGAAACCAAAATAATGGTTTAGTAATCGACTATCCTGTTACACGTTATATTGAAAAAGCAGGTTTTGCCGATACCTATCGAATGTTGAATCCAGATGAAATATCAGAGAGAGGATTAACATGGTCACCTAAATTGAATAGTGCATTCCCTAATCGAATCGATTATATTTATTCACATGGCGATCGAATGAAACCTGTTGAAAGCTATGTGATCAACAATCATTTGATAAGTTTTCCTTCAAGTCATGCTGCTGTTGTAACCGTTTTTAATTTTACGAATAATTAA
- a CDS encoding RNA polymerase sigma-70 factor translates to MSSSFDLYNNEQHLLNRIKEGDEKAFELVFRSYYPRLVLFAQKYLNDRDLSESFVQDVFVNLWTKRENWDIRSLKGFLIVSVRNKCNNELKHQKVVRDFEKSSDFEMVSELPHYQDDLYLNTINDAIEQLPTQRKIIFRMSRMDGLKYREIAEKLNISPKTVEAQMGKALKFLRDKLQPLKQQLLSVFL, encoded by the coding sequence ATGAGTTCTTCTTTTGACTTATATAATAATGAACAGCATCTCTTAAATAGAATTAAAGAAGGTGATGAAAAGGCATTTGAATTAGTATTCAGAAGTTATTACCCACGTTTGGTTTTATTTGCTCAAAAATATTTGAATGATAGAGATCTTTCTGAAAGTTTTGTGCAAGATGTATTTGTTAATCTATGGACAAAGAGAGAAAATTGGGATATCAGATCTTTAAAAGGATTTTTAATTGTGTCTGTTCGTAATAAATGCAATAACGAACTGAAGCATCAAAAAGTAGTTCGTGACTTTGAGAAATCAAGTGATTTCGAGATGGTTTCAGAATTGCCGCATTATCAGGATGATTTATATTTAAATACAATTAATGATGCAATAGAGCAATTGCCTACTCAGCGTAAAATAATATTCAGGATGAGTAGAATGGATGGCCTAAAGTATCGCGAGATTGCTGAAAAATTAAATATTTCGCCTAAAACAGTGGAAGCTCAGATGGGAAAGGCTCTTAAATTTTTAAGAGATAAACTTCAACCATTAAAACAGCAATTGCTTAGTGTTTTTTTATAA
- a CDS encoding FecR domain-containing protein — protein MKHNESHKIDWELLAKDMAGELTPAEHKKLNIELSGDKDLLGQMGDLWGDAKYAQELQSIDTDKAWQSVQYSVKRKGQLGLSHNLRKVLWTAATVIVALLGYVIIKNFVPENNMLELMAQNEITKVKLADGTIVDLNKGSLLKYPEVFNAETRMVQLQGEAFFDVARNVQKPFIIETNNLRIRVLGTSFNVRANEYNGCERVTVASGTVEVTYLNNSIILKKGEVADFNAESNQLVKLETADVNYQSWKTREIEFNNVSLNEAIAVIESVYNVQIEADNTIPTDSLLLTATFSHDDLNHVLNVVCQTFNLQFVKQDDKYRVETVR, from the coding sequence ATGAAACACAATGAATCACATAAAATTGATTGGGAGCTACTCGCTAAAGATATGGCTGGAGAATTGACACCTGCTGAGCATAAAAAACTTAACATTGAGCTTAGTGGAGATAAAGATTTATTAGGTCAGATGGGTGATTTATGGGGAGATGCTAAGTATGCTCAGGAACTTCAATCCATAGATACAGATAAGGCTTGGCAAAGCGTACAATATTCTGTAAAAAGGAAAGGTCAATTGGGTTTGTCTCACAATTTGAGAAAAGTTTTGTGGACTGCAGCAACAGTGATTGTAGCTTTGTTGGGGTATGTAATCATAAAAAATTTTGTACCGGAAAACAATATGCTAGAATTAATGGCTCAAAATGAAATAACAAAGGTTAAGCTTGCTGATGGAACAATTGTTGATTTAAATAAAGGAAGTTTACTAAAGTATCCTGAAGTTTTTAATGCCGAAACGCGTATGGTTCAGTTGCAAGGAGAAGCATTTTTCGATGTAGCCCGAAATGTGCAAAAACCTTTTATTATTGAAACCAATAATTTGCGTATAAGAGTGTTGGGCACTTCATTTAATGTTAGAGCTAACGAATATAATGGATGCGAAAGAGTTACAGTAGCTTCTGGTACAGTGGAGGTTACTTATTTAAATAATTCGATTATCCTAAAAAAAGGAGAGGTTGCTGATTTTAATGCGGAATCGAATCAATTAGTTAAATTGGAAACCGCTGATGTTAACTATCAATCCTGGAAAACCCGTGAAATTGAGTTTAATAATGTATCACTTAATGAAGCAATTGCTGTAATTGAGTCAGTTTATAATGTGCAGATAGAAGCGGATAATACTATCCCAACTGATAGTTTGCTATTAACTGCAACATTTAGCCATGATGATTTAAACCATGTATTAAACGTGGTTTGTCAAACATTCAATTTACAGTTTGTTAAGCAGGATGATAAATATCGAGTTGAAACTGTTCGATAG